Proteins found in one Paraburkholderia caballeronis genomic segment:
- a CDS encoding carboxypeptidase-like regulatory domain-containing protein: MEKQRNSHRIVSMLIAAAVAGGVAGGAAAQTDAGGTVGGTTTDNTSAGNIHPTGMPQTEQQGDVSFVSGGVGLDESTALRRAQSQWPLSLRFTGPSSAYVANVHVQIVDAGGKTVLDTASKGPYMLVRLHPGRYTIHATYSDVARSQTVTVRGNGSARATFAWQVSR; encoded by the coding sequence ATGGAAAAACAACGCAATTCGCACCGGATCGTTTCGATGCTGATCGCGGCGGCCGTCGCAGGCGGCGTGGCGGGCGGCGCAGCCGCGCAGACGGACGCGGGCGGCACGGTCGGCGGAACGACGACGGACAACACCAGCGCCGGCAACATCCACCCGACCGGCATGCCGCAGACCGAGCAGCAGGGCGACGTGTCGTTCGTGTCCGGCGGCGTCGGGCTCGACGAATCCACCGCGCTGCGGCGCGCGCAAAGCCAGTGGCCGCTGTCGCTGCGCTTCACCGGCCCGAGTTCCGCCTACGTCGCGAACGTTCACGTGCAGATCGTCGACGCGGGCGGCAAAACGGTGCTCGACACGGCGTCGAAGGGGCCGTACATGCTGGTTCGCCTGCATCCCGGCCGCTACACGATCCACGCGACCTACAGCGACGTCGCGCGGTCGCAGACGGTGACGGTCCGCGGCAACGGCAGCGCGCGCGCGACCTTCGCATGGCAGGTCAGCCGCTGA
- a CDS encoding ATP-binding protein: protein MRSIRRQLLFWLLALVVAGVGLAGWLIYRQALAEANELFDYQLQEIAAALPSEPFNAILGSRDTGDEGIVLQIWNRNGVLMYYSHPRAPLAPRAELGFSTERTDRGDWRVYGAIVGDNVVQLAQPVSVRNRLAANVALRTLWPLIVLLPFLGLAVWIVVGRGLAPLTRVARALDTRHPEGLDPLPESGVPREVTPLVHALNALLARLEQALDTQKAFVADAAHELRTPLAAVQIQAQLVARAKDDDARRDALTDLQAGVTRATRLAEQLLALARSEPDSRARARDVDLHALLEDCVAAYAPLAQQRGVDLGIEESTAAMVHGDPDALRVMLNNLLDNATKYTPDGGRVDVSLRIDGGRPLVTIADSGPGIPVDERPRVFDRFYRVGAGATRARTDVSGSGLGLAIVRRVAAQHDATVTLGDSSAGGLRVEVRF, encoded by the coding sequence ATGCGTTCGATCCGACGACAATTGCTGTTCTGGCTGCTGGCCCTCGTGGTGGCCGGCGTAGGGCTCGCGGGCTGGCTGATCTACCGGCAGGCGCTCGCCGAGGCGAACGAACTGTTCGACTACCAGTTGCAGGAGATCGCGGCGGCGCTGCCGTCCGAGCCGTTCAACGCGATTCTCGGCTCGCGCGACACCGGCGACGAAGGGATCGTGCTGCAGATCTGGAATCGCAACGGCGTGCTGATGTACTACTCGCATCCGCGCGCGCCGCTCGCGCCGCGCGCGGAACTGGGATTCTCGACCGAACGCACGGATCGCGGCGACTGGCGCGTGTATGGCGCGATCGTCGGCGACAACGTCGTGCAACTGGCGCAGCCGGTGTCGGTGCGCAACCGCCTTGCGGCGAACGTCGCGCTGCGCACGCTGTGGCCGCTGATCGTGCTGCTGCCGTTCCTCGGGCTTGCCGTGTGGATCGTCGTCGGGCGCGGGCTTGCGCCGCTGACGCGGGTTGCGCGCGCGCTCGACACGCGTCATCCGGAGGGGCTCGATCCGCTGCCCGAAAGCGGCGTGCCGCGCGAGGTCACGCCGCTCGTGCATGCGCTGAACGCGCTCCTTGCGCGGCTCGAACAGGCGCTCGACACGCAGAAGGCATTCGTTGCCGACGCCGCGCATGAACTGCGCACGCCGCTCGCGGCGGTGCAGATCCAGGCGCAGCTCGTCGCGCGCGCGAAGGACGACGACGCGCGCCGCGATGCGCTCACCGATCTTCAGGCCGGCGTGACGCGCGCGACGCGCCTCGCGGAGCAACTGCTCGCGCTCGCGCGTTCGGAGCCGGACAGCCGGGCGAGGGCGCGCGACGTCGATCTGCATGCGTTGCTGGAGGACTGCGTCGCGGCTTACGCGCCGCTTGCACAGCAACGCGGCGTGGATCTCGGCATTGAAGAAAGCACGGCCGCGATGGTCCACGGCGATCCCGACGCATTGCGCGTGATGCTCAACAATCTGCTCGACAACGCGACGAAGTACACGCCGGATGGCGGCCGCGTCGATGTGAGCTTGCGGATCGACGGCGGCCGTCCGCTCGTGACGATTGCCGACAGCGGGCCGGGCATTCCCGTGGATGAGCGTCCGCGCGTGTTCGATCGTTTTTATCGCGTCGGCGCGGGTGCGACGCGCGCGCGGACCGATGTGTCGGGCAGCGGCCTCGGGCTTGCGATCGTGCGTCGCGTCGCTGCGCAGCATGACGCGACGGTGACGCTCGGCGATTCGTCCGCGGGCGGGTTGCGGGTCGAAGTGAGGTTCTGA
- a CDS encoding DegQ family serine endoprotease translates to MNVKIFTRSAVAIAIAAALSAGYVAGRRDMPAPQVISPAEAAALMPAEAAAKTGIPDFSGLVETYGPAVVNISAKHVVKQVSRRASPQQLPIDPSDPFYQFFKHFYGGMPGMQGPDGGDQSDRPSASLGSGFIISADGYILTNAHVVDGANVVTVKLTDKREYRAKVVGADKQSDVAVLKIDAKDLPTVKIGDPRQSKVGQWVVAIGSPYGFDNTVTSGIISAKSRSLPDENYTPFIQTDVPVNPGNSGGPLFNLQGEVIGINSMIYSQTGGFQGLSFAIPINEAIKVKDDLVKTGHVSRGRLGVAVQSVNQTLADSFGMQKPQGALVSSVDPGGPAAKAGLQPGDVILSVNGQPVDDSTMLPSLIAGIKPGSKADLQVWRDKASKTVGVTIGTLGDTKVASNDTPQSDVQGRLGVAVRPLTPEEMNGSSLTHGLVVAQVGGAAASAGIQAGDVILAVNGRPVSNAQQLKQMVAQAGNSIALLIQRDDAQIFVPVDLG, encoded by the coding sequence ATGAACGTAAAAATCTTTACCCGCAGTGCCGTGGCCATCGCCATTGCCGCCGCGTTGTCGGCGGGCTATGTGGCAGGGCGCCGGGATATGCCCGCGCCCCAGGTCATCTCGCCGGCCGAAGCCGCCGCGTTGATGCCCGCCGAAGCCGCCGCGAAAACCGGCATCCCTGATTTCTCCGGACTCGTCGAAACCTACGGTCCGGCCGTCGTCAACATCAGCGCGAAGCATGTCGTGAAGCAGGTGTCGCGGCGCGCGAGTCCGCAGCAACTGCCGATCGACCCGTCCGATCCGTTCTACCAGTTCTTCAAGCACTTCTACGGCGGCATGCCGGGCATGCAGGGGCCTGACGGCGGCGATCAATCCGACCGGCCGAGCGCGAGCCTCGGCTCCGGCTTCATCATCAGCGCGGACGGCTACATTCTGACGAACGCACACGTGGTCGATGGCGCGAACGTCGTGACCGTGAAGCTGACCGACAAGCGCGAATACCGCGCGAAGGTCGTCGGCGCGGACAAGCAGTCCGACGTCGCGGTGCTGAAGATCGATGCGAAGGATCTGCCGACGGTGAAGATCGGCGATCCGCGCCAGAGCAAGGTCGGTCAGTGGGTCGTCGCGATCGGTTCGCCGTACGGCTTTGACAACACGGTGACGTCGGGCATCATCAGCGCGAAGTCGCGTTCGCTGCCTGACGAGAACTACACGCCGTTCATCCAGACAGACGTGCCGGTGAACCCCGGCAATTCGGGCGGCCCGCTGTTCAATCTGCAAGGCGAGGTGATCGGCATCAACTCGATGATCTATTCGCAGACTGGCGGCTTCCAGGGCCTGTCGTTCGCTATCCCGATCAACGAGGCGATCAAGGTCAAGGACGACCTCGTGAAGACCGGTCACGTGAGCCGCGGCCGTCTCGGCGTGGCGGTGCAGTCGGTGAACCAGACGCTAGCGGATTCGTTCGGCATGCAAAAGCCGCAGGGCGCGCTCGTCAGCTCCGTCGATCCGGGCGGTCCGGCCGCGAAGGCGGGTCTCCAGCCGGGTGACGTGATCCTGTCGGTGAACGGTCAGCCGGTCGACGACTCGACGATGCTGCCGTCGCTGATCGCCGGCATCAAGCCGGGCAGCAAGGCGGATCTGCAAGTGTGGCGCGACAAGGCGTCGAAGACCGTCGGCGTCACGATCGGCACGCTCGGCGATACGAAGGTCGCGTCGAACGATACGCCGCAGTCGGACGTGCAAGGCCGTCTCGGGGTCGCGGTGCGGCCGCTGACGCCCGAAGAGATGAACGGCAGTTCGCTCACGCACGGTCTCGTCGTCGCGCAGGTCGGCGGTGCGGCGGCCAGCGCCGGCATCCAGGCGGGCGACGTGATTCTCGCGGTCAACGGCCGGCCGGTCAGCAACGCGCAGCAGCTCAAGCAGATGGTTGCGCAGGCGGGCAACAGCATCGCACTGCTGATCCAGCGCGACGACGCGCAGATCTTCGTGCCGGTGGATCTCGGTTGA